The following coding sequences lie in one Phalacrocorax aristotelis chromosome 4, bGulAri2.1, whole genome shotgun sequence genomic window:
- the FGFBP1 gene encoding fibroblast growth factor-binding protein 1 isoform X1: MPQLCILNMPRGLSKSGSPLHRVTVAVISRQITSKTENMRIKSLGLLCALILVSQMILANCERQKERKKGRQGIEDSGKKTPESNQENEKGQKSKGGKTSPKGKFKTEENVECTWAVTDMTAATVRVECKQGDSKFWCEFSGDPSNCPQYAANQKSYWKQVSRSLKKQKQICQDPKSVLKSKVCRKGPRGAHLKLTHSSLLTSVGPAKGNIVHHAKEVQTPAAASVAEKKPEHRPQDCVEDIDYIDQKKVAEEYCPESLLSFCNFFITMVQDKRC, translated from the exons ATGCCCCAGCTTTGCATCTTGAACATGCCGAGAGGGCTCTCAAAGAGCGGCAGCCCGTTACACAGGGTTACTGTGGCTGTAATCAGTAG gcAGATAACAAGCAAAACAGAGAACATGAGGATCAAAAGCTTAGGACTTCTTTGTGCGTTGATTCTGGTCTCCCAGATGATACTAGCCAACTGtgaaagacagaaggaaagaaaaaagggaaggcaaggcatagaagacagtggaaaaaaaaccccggAATCTAACCAAGAAAACGAAAAAGGGCAGAAGtcaaagggaggaaaaacatCTCCTAAAGGCAAGTTTAAAACCGAAGAAAATGTTGAGTGCACCTGGGCAGTGACCGACATGACTGCTGCCACTGTACGCGTAGAGTGCAAGCAAGGTGACAGCAAGTTCTGGTGTGAGTTCTCTGGAGACCCTTCCAACTGCCCACAGTATGCAGCAAACCAGAAATCCTACTGGAAACAAGTCTCCCGATCCctaaagaagcagaagcagatcTGTCAAGACCCCAAAAGTGTCCTGAAATCTAAAGTGTGTAGGAAAGGCCCACGAGGCGCTCATCTCAAGTTGACCCACTCAAGCCTACTAACATCAGTGGGTCCAGCAAAAGGGAACATAGTTCATCATGCAAAAGAAGTTCAGActccagcagctgcctctgtggctgaaaaaaagccagaacacCGTCCTCAAGACTGTGTTGAAGACATAGATTATATTGATCAGAAAAAGGTGGCTGAGGAATACTGTCCAgaaagcttgctttctttctgcaaCTTTTTTATCACGATGGTGCAAGACAAAAGATGCTGA
- the FGFBP1 gene encoding fibroblast growth factor-binding protein 1 isoform X2 — translation MRIKSLGLLCALILVSQMILANCERQKERKKGRQGIEDSGKKTPESNQENEKGQKSKGGKTSPKGKFKTEENVECTWAVTDMTAATVRVECKQGDSKFWCEFSGDPSNCPQYAANQKSYWKQVSRSLKKQKQICQDPKSVLKSKVCRKGPRGAHLKLTHSSLLTSVGPAKGNIVHHAKEVQTPAAASVAEKKPEHRPQDCVEDIDYIDQKKVAEEYCPESLLSFCNFFITMVQDKRC, via the coding sequence ATGAGGATCAAAAGCTTAGGACTTCTTTGTGCGTTGATTCTGGTCTCCCAGATGATACTAGCCAACTGtgaaagacagaaggaaagaaaaaagggaaggcaaggcatagaagacagtggaaaaaaaaccccggAATCTAACCAAGAAAACGAAAAAGGGCAGAAGtcaaagggaggaaaaacatCTCCTAAAGGCAAGTTTAAAACCGAAGAAAATGTTGAGTGCACCTGGGCAGTGACCGACATGACTGCTGCCACTGTACGCGTAGAGTGCAAGCAAGGTGACAGCAAGTTCTGGTGTGAGTTCTCTGGAGACCCTTCCAACTGCCCACAGTATGCAGCAAACCAGAAATCCTACTGGAAACAAGTCTCCCGATCCctaaagaagcagaagcagatcTGTCAAGACCCCAAAAGTGTCCTGAAATCTAAAGTGTGTAGGAAAGGCCCACGAGGCGCTCATCTCAAGTTGACCCACTCAAGCCTACTAACATCAGTGGGTCCAGCAAAAGGGAACATAGTTCATCATGCAAAAGAAGTTCAGActccagcagctgcctctgtggctgaaaaaaagccagaacacCGTCCTCAAGACTGTGTTGAAGACATAGATTATATTGATCAGAAAAAGGTGGCTGAGGAATACTGTCCAgaaagcttgctttctttctgcaaCTTTTTTATCACGATGGTGCAAGACAAAAGATGCTGA